A single window of Vanessa tameamea isolate UH-Manoa-2023 chromosome 5, ilVanTame1 primary haplotype, whole genome shotgun sequence DNA harbors:
- the Rim gene encoding regulating synaptic membrane exocytosis protein 2 isoform X9 produces MDDMPDLSHLTPEERAIIEGVIMRQRQEEQREHEIMRRKQDEVAVLEQSIRTRNEMQRAAGVELAATCHICLKTKFADGVGHSCHYCRVRCCARCGGKVTLRSNKVIWVCILCRKKQELLSKTGQWIHKSAGQDSMLWRMESDLRGLPPQGDTSLDKRPKLERAHSAAEKENQPLQRSGSALRRQYSQQEARCYGELEGLARTHPHLVHPRQKASYGVEDTGIQMLPPQGTQLLPLPHTPGSHPPLPPRSSSSDDEVPECISDENDEYRDRVCMREKIRQLEACSSLRNPHLRSTSVATNNYYNFTNHSPASYMPEARGAFDTARTAPAGGRSFDSVTDCRWRARDDGEGSYLRPYVTDGGPRPDRAVYKSAYLWEDSSDNRRFTERRKKTVRFDGHEGAATFPRGGRDASGGPHDWASLRWESERQTSQDSATKDSGIDTSSTFTSSEDSNRGDCPKFPLNWQVSADGTRMIGHMVLRKSLMEGSSNYSSAILGLKVVGGKILPDGTRSAVVEKVKKGSIADLEGQLRIGDEVLQWNGYALQGRTADEVATIVANSKHDSHVELVVSRSLAPNRTVQSWRAHKEVYTEIMGGCEKPSVLVTSPGSPDIHSRRRSARHNHSNISVAGRIQLKVNFDIPALQLLVTVLSATGLSPRSDGSPRCPYAKVFLLPDKSEKSKRRTKTLANTLEPRWNQTFVYCGIRITDIKKRTLEVTVWDLNRYGPNDFLGEVLLDLDNIINHEPIWHILKPHEEIVGYGRYRDDDVDGEHLSPPSTSTSRLSDSDTPSECDLRRHHSLSSLASSSSPPPPHEIEGTRCSRRDMSPAGRVRTAGMSRDRSGCGVRSQSAAGGRSASPRRSLSPPASVPRYAAHDAHALLCEERGDTRLPTHAYAPRFQSRSATATPTTSPKKRQLPQIPHQQSGQRAMRAQVSADLEERWERHYAGLSDSELAARGGGWAPRRRLSPDATAADSDLESVASVTSSAFSTQSERPRPTRMLSNDYGGRENGRNHSQQQPLERRESRRGQFTRSLSNADVPPDEKADGSLSDTALGGTSEIEPANDDVLLKAEPRDYFGPGMGKKSNSTSQLSATGRKRRLGFGKRGKNSFTVQRSEEVVPGEMRGGTGVSRASSASSENDDGRFSPGMRGSGSSDGGGLSDFIDGLGPGQLVGRQLLGAPTLGDVQLSMCYQKGFLEVEVIRARGLQAKQGSRTLPAPYVKVYVVSGKRCLAKAKTVTARRTLDPLYQQTLTFRENYKGCVLQVTVWGDYGRLEGKKVFMGVAQIMLEDLNLSNIVIGWYKLFGTTSL; encoded by the exons ATGGACGACATGCCGGACCTTTCGCACCTCACGCCCGAGGAGCGCGCGATCATCGAAGGTGTCATAATGCGTCAGCGACAAGAGGAGCAGCGAGAACACGAGATTATGAG ACGTAAACAAGATGAAGTGGCAGTGCTCGAGCAGTCAATTCGCACGAGGAATGAAATGCAACGAGCAGCAGGCGTAGAGCTCGCGGCCACCTGTCACATTTGTTTGAAGACTAAGTTTGCCGATGGTGTCGGCCATTCCTGTCACTACTGCAGAGTTCGTTGCTGCGCGAGGTGTGGCGGAAAGGTTACTTTGCGTTCAAACAAG gtTATATGGGTTTGCATACTTTGTCGCAAAAAACAAGAACTTTTATCAAAAACTGGTCAATGGATACACAAAAGTGCCGGTCAAGATTCTATGCTTTGGCGCATGGAATCAGATTTGAGAGGCTTACCACCTCAAGGGGATACCTCATTGGATAAGAGACCAAAATTAGAAAGGGCCCACAGTGCCGCAGAAAAGGAAAATCAGCCTTTACAAAGATCAGGTAGTGCACTGCGTCGGCAGTACAGTCAACAGGAAGCACGGTGTTACGGGGAGCTCGAAGGACTGGCCCGGACCCATCCACATCTTGTACACCCGAGACAAAAAGCATCTTACGGTGTTGAAGACACAGGAATCCAGATGCTGCCACCTCAGGGCACACAACTGCTGCCACTGCCGCACACGCCCGGGTCGCATCCGCCGTTGCCGCCTCGTTCGTCCTCCTCGGACGATGAGGTACCGGAGTGTATCTCCGATGAGAACGACGAGTATCGCGACCGTG TATGTATGAGAGAAAAAATAA GACAACTTGAGGCGTGTTCATCTCTTCGGAACCCACACCTGCGCAGTACCAGCGTGGCTACcaacaattattacaatttcaCTAATCATTCACCGGCTTCGTACATGCCGGAGGCGCGCGGAGCGTTCGATACGGCAAGAACGGCGCCGGCTGGCGGTCGTAGCTTCGACTCGGTCACAGATTGTCGGTGGCGCGCCCGTGACGATGGCGAGGGCTCGTACTTGCGACCCTACGTCACTGATGGGGGTCCGCGTCCTGATCGCGCCGTATATAAGAGTGCTTACTTGTGGGAAGACTCCTCCGATAACAGACGTTTCACGGAAAGGAGAAAAAAAACAGTCCGCTTCGACGGCCACGAAGGTGCTGCGACGTTCCCTCGTGGGGGTCGCGATGCATCTGGTGGCCCGCATGACTGGGCCTCCTTGCGCTGGGAGTCCGAGAGACAGACTAGCCAGGACTCTGCTACCAAAGACTCGGGCATCGATACGTCTAGCACTTTCACTTCCAGCGAAGACTCGAACAGGGGCGATTGCCCTAag TTCCCACTTAACTGGCAAGTCTCCGCTGACGGAACGCGAATGATCGGCCATATGGTTTTGCGGAAGAGTTTGATGGAAGGAAGTTCCAATTACTCTTCAGCAATTCTAGGACTGAAAGTAGTTGGGGGAAAAATTCTACCAGACGGTACACGAAGTGCCGTCGTTGAAAAAGTGAAAAAAGGTTCGATTGCAGACTTGGAAGGGCAGCTAAGAATAG GAGATGAAGTACTACAGTGGAATGGATATGCGCTTCAAGGTCGTACAGCAGACGAAGTGGCTACAATAGTGGCCAACAGTAAACATGACTCGCATGTCGAGCTCGTAGTATCGCGGTCGTTGGCTCCCAACAGAACTGTCCAATCTTGGAGAGCGCATAAAG AAGTGTACACTGAAATCATGGGTGGCTGCGAGAAGCCGAGCGTCTTGGTGACTTCACCTGGCTCACCCGACATCCACTCCCGCCGCCGCTCCGCGCGACACAACCACAGTAACATCAGTGTCGCTGGTCGAATTCAG ttaaaagtAAACTTCGACATCCCGGCACTGCAACTGCTTGTAACGGTGCTATCAGCAACCGGTCTCAGCCCCAGGTCAGATGGTTCTCCGCGATGTCCGTATGCCAAAGTATTTCTGCTGCCCGATAAAAGCGAAAAGAGCAAACGCCGCACTAAGACCCTCGCAAATACCCTGGAACCGAGATGGAATCAGACCTTTGTATATTGTGGAATACGAATAACTGATATCAAGAAACGAACCCTTGAG GTCACTGTATGGGACTTAAATCGTTATGGCCCAAACGATTTCCTCGGTGAAGTTCTCCTTGAtttggataatattattaaccacGAACCTATCTGGCACATCTTGAAACCACACGAAGAAATAGTTGGTTATGGT CGGTACCGCGACGATGACGTGGACGGAGAGCATCTGTCGCCGCCTTCCACATCGACTTCGCGTCTCTCAGACTCCGACACTCCAAGCGAGTGCGACCTTCGCAGACATCATTCACTCTCCAGCCTCGCCTCTAGCTCGAGTCCTCCGCCACCTCATGAG ATTGAAGGAACGCGATGTAGTCGTCGGGACATGTCACCAGCGGGTCGAGTGAGAACCGCCGGCATGTCCAGAGATCGA AGCGGGTGCGGCGTGCGCTCGCAGTCGGCGGCGGGCGGGCGCAGCGCGTCGCCGCGGCGCTCGCTGTCGCCGCCCGCGTCCGTGCCGCGCTACGCCGCCCACGACGCACACGCCTTAC TGTGTGAGGAGCGGGGCGACACCAGGCTACCGACGCATGCGTACGCGCCGCGATTCCAATCCCGCTCCGCCACCGCCACTCCCACCACTAGCCCCAAGAAGCGACAGCTGCCGCAAATACCACACCAG CAGAGTGGGCAGAGGGCGATGCGCGCGCAAGTGTCTGCGGATCTTGAAGAAC GCTGGGAGAGACACTATGCAGGGTTATCTGACTCTGAGCTTGCGGCGCGAGGCGGCGGCTGGGCGCCTCGGCGTCGCCTCTCGCCGGACGCGACCGCCGCCGATTCAGACCTCGAGTCTGTCGCCTCCGTCACCTCTAGTGCTTTCAGTACGCAATCTGAACGACCTCGTCCCACAAGGATGTTAAG TAATGATTACGGAGGACGTGAGAATGGACGTAATCATAGCCAACAACAGCCCCTCGAGAGACGCGAGTCAAGGCGAGGACAATTCACCAGAAGTCTTAGCAATGCTGATGTTCCTCCTGATGAAAAAGcag ACGGCAGTCTCAGTGACACCGCTCTCGGCGGAACCAGTGAAATAGAACCTGCCAACGATGACGTTCTACTTAAAGCTGAACCAAGAGATTACTTCGGTCCGGGTATGGGGAAGAAAAGCAACTCGACCTCGCAGCTATCAGCCACAG GAAGGAAAAGAAGGTTAGGTTTCGGTAAACGTGGGAAAAATTCGTTCACGGTTCAACGCAGCGAAGAAGTGGTACCCGGGGAAATGAGGGGGGGTACCGGCGTCTCACGAGCTTCCTCAGCCTCAAGCGAGAACGACGACGGCAG ATTTTCCCCTGGAATGCGAGGTTCGGGATCTTCTGATGGCGGTGGCTTATCGGACTTTATAGACGGATTGGGTCCGGGTCAATTGGTCGGAAGGCAACTTCTTGGCGCGCCAACATTAGGCGATGTACAGCTCTCCATGTGCTACCAAAAAGGATTTCTGGAG GTGGAGGTAATTCGTGCGAGAGGGCTGCAAGCAAAGCAAGGAAGTCGAACTCTGCCCGCTCCGTACGTAAAGGTCTACGTAGTGAGCGGCAAACGCTGTCTCGCTAAGGCAAAGACCGTTACAGCACGACGCACTCTCGATCCACTCTATCAACAAACACTCACCTTTAGGGAAAACTATAAGGGATGTGTTTTGCAA GTAACGGTATGGGGCGATTACGGTCGTTTAGAGGGAAAAAAAGTTTTCATGGGCGTGGCGCAGATTATGCTAGAAGACCTCAATCTCTCCAACATCGTCATCGGATGGTACAAACTATTCGGAACAACGTCACtg TAA
- the Rim gene encoding regulating synaptic membrane exocytosis protein 2 isoform X13 codes for MDDMPDLSHLTPEERAIIEGVIMRQRQEEQREHEIMRRKQDEVAVLEQSIRTRNEMQRAAGVELAATCHICLKTKFADGVGHSCHYCRVRCCARCGGKVTLRSNKVIWVCILCRKKQELLSKTGQWIHKSAGQDSMLWRMESDLRGLPPQGDTSLDKRPKLERAHSAAEKENQPLQRSGSALRRQYSQQEARCYGELEGLARTHPHLVHPRQKASYGVEDTGIQMLPPQGTQLLPLPHTPGSHPPLPPRSSSSDDEVPECISDENDEYRDRGQLEACSSLRNPHLRSTSVATNNYYNFTNHSPASYMPEARGAFDTARTAPAGGRSFDSVTDCRWRARDDGEGSYLRPYVTDGGPRPDRAVYKSAYLWEDSSDNRRFTERRKKTVRFDGHEGAATFPRGGRDASGGPHDWASLRWESERQTSQDSATKDSGIDTSSTFTSSEDSNRGDCPKFPLNWQVSADGTRMIGHMVLRKSLMEGSSNYSSAILGLKVVGGKILPDGTRSAVVEKVKKGSIADLEGQLRIGDEVLQWNGYALQGRTADEVATIVANSKHDSHVELVVSRSLAPNRTVQSWRAHKEVYTEIMGGCEKPSVLVTSPGSPDIHSRRRSARHNHSNISVAGRIQLKVNFDIPALQLLVTVLSATGLSPRSDGSPRCPYAKVFLLPDKSEKSKRRTKTLANTLEPRWNQTFVYCGIRITDIKKRTLEVTVWDLNRYGPNDFLGEVLLDLDNIINHEPIWHILKPHEEIVGYGRYRDDDVDGEHLSPPSTSTSRLSDSDTPSECDLRRHHSLSSLASSSSPPPPHEIEGTRCSRRDMSPAGRVRTAGMSRDRSGCGVRSQSAAGGRSASPRRSLSPPASVPRYAAHDAHALLCEERGDTRLPTHAYAPRFQSRSATATPTTSPKKRQLPQIPHQQSGQRAMRAQVSADLEERKWIAPHHIGATLTYRSTPQGWERHYAGLSDSELAARGGGWAPRRRLSPDATAADSDLESVASVTSSAFSTQSERPRPTRMLSNDYGGRENGRNHSQQQPLERRESRRGQFTRSLSNADVPPDEKADGSLSDTALGGTSEIEPANDDVLLKAEPRDYFGPGMGKKSNSTSQLSATGRKRRLGFGKRGKNSFTVQRSEEVVPGEMRGGTGVSRASSASSENDDGRFSPGMRGSGSSDGGGLSDFIDGLGPGQLVGRQLLGAPTLGDVQLSMCYQKGFLEVEVIRARGLQAKQGSRTLPAPYVKVYVVSGKRCLAKAKTVTARRTLDPLYQQTLTFRENYKGCVLQVTVWGDYGRLEGKKVFMGVAQIMLEDLNLSNIVIGWYKLFGTTSL; via the exons ATGGACGACATGCCGGACCTTTCGCACCTCACGCCCGAGGAGCGCGCGATCATCGAAGGTGTCATAATGCGTCAGCGACAAGAGGAGCAGCGAGAACACGAGATTATGAG ACGTAAACAAGATGAAGTGGCAGTGCTCGAGCAGTCAATTCGCACGAGGAATGAAATGCAACGAGCAGCAGGCGTAGAGCTCGCGGCCACCTGTCACATTTGTTTGAAGACTAAGTTTGCCGATGGTGTCGGCCATTCCTGTCACTACTGCAGAGTTCGTTGCTGCGCGAGGTGTGGCGGAAAGGTTACTTTGCGTTCAAACAAG gtTATATGGGTTTGCATACTTTGTCGCAAAAAACAAGAACTTTTATCAAAAACTGGTCAATGGATACACAAAAGTGCCGGTCAAGATTCTATGCTTTGGCGCATGGAATCAGATTTGAGAGGCTTACCACCTCAAGGGGATACCTCATTGGATAAGAGACCAAAATTAGAAAGGGCCCACAGTGCCGCAGAAAAGGAAAATCAGCCTTTACAAAGATCAGGTAGTGCACTGCGTCGGCAGTACAGTCAACAGGAAGCACGGTGTTACGGGGAGCTCGAAGGACTGGCCCGGACCCATCCACATCTTGTACACCCGAGACAAAAAGCATCTTACGGTGTTGAAGACACAGGAATCCAGATGCTGCCACCTCAGGGCACACAACTGCTGCCACTGCCGCACACGCCCGGGTCGCATCCGCCGTTGCCGCCTCGTTCGTCCTCCTCGGACGATGAGGTACCGGAGTGTATCTCCGATGAGAACGACGAGTATCGCGACCGTG GACAACTTGAGGCGTGTTCATCTCTTCGGAACCCACACCTGCGCAGTACCAGCGTGGCTACcaacaattattacaatttcaCTAATCATTCACCGGCTTCGTACATGCCGGAGGCGCGCGGAGCGTTCGATACGGCAAGAACGGCGCCGGCTGGCGGTCGTAGCTTCGACTCGGTCACAGATTGTCGGTGGCGCGCCCGTGACGATGGCGAGGGCTCGTACTTGCGACCCTACGTCACTGATGGGGGTCCGCGTCCTGATCGCGCCGTATATAAGAGTGCTTACTTGTGGGAAGACTCCTCCGATAACAGACGTTTCACGGAAAGGAGAAAAAAAACAGTCCGCTTCGACGGCCACGAAGGTGCTGCGACGTTCCCTCGTGGGGGTCGCGATGCATCTGGTGGCCCGCATGACTGGGCCTCCTTGCGCTGGGAGTCCGAGAGACAGACTAGCCAGGACTCTGCTACCAAAGACTCGGGCATCGATACGTCTAGCACTTTCACTTCCAGCGAAGACTCGAACAGGGGCGATTGCCCTAag TTCCCACTTAACTGGCAAGTCTCCGCTGACGGAACGCGAATGATCGGCCATATGGTTTTGCGGAAGAGTTTGATGGAAGGAAGTTCCAATTACTCTTCAGCAATTCTAGGACTGAAAGTAGTTGGGGGAAAAATTCTACCAGACGGTACACGAAGTGCCGTCGTTGAAAAAGTGAAAAAAGGTTCGATTGCAGACTTGGAAGGGCAGCTAAGAATAG GAGATGAAGTACTACAGTGGAATGGATATGCGCTTCAAGGTCGTACAGCAGACGAAGTGGCTACAATAGTGGCCAACAGTAAACATGACTCGCATGTCGAGCTCGTAGTATCGCGGTCGTTGGCTCCCAACAGAACTGTCCAATCTTGGAGAGCGCATAAAG AAGTGTACACTGAAATCATGGGTGGCTGCGAGAAGCCGAGCGTCTTGGTGACTTCACCTGGCTCACCCGACATCCACTCCCGCCGCCGCTCCGCGCGACACAACCACAGTAACATCAGTGTCGCTGGTCGAATTCAG ttaaaagtAAACTTCGACATCCCGGCACTGCAACTGCTTGTAACGGTGCTATCAGCAACCGGTCTCAGCCCCAGGTCAGATGGTTCTCCGCGATGTCCGTATGCCAAAGTATTTCTGCTGCCCGATAAAAGCGAAAAGAGCAAACGCCGCACTAAGACCCTCGCAAATACCCTGGAACCGAGATGGAATCAGACCTTTGTATATTGTGGAATACGAATAACTGATATCAAGAAACGAACCCTTGAG GTCACTGTATGGGACTTAAATCGTTATGGCCCAAACGATTTCCTCGGTGAAGTTCTCCTTGAtttggataatattattaaccacGAACCTATCTGGCACATCTTGAAACCACACGAAGAAATAGTTGGTTATGGT CGGTACCGCGACGATGACGTGGACGGAGAGCATCTGTCGCCGCCTTCCACATCGACTTCGCGTCTCTCAGACTCCGACACTCCAAGCGAGTGCGACCTTCGCAGACATCATTCACTCTCCAGCCTCGCCTCTAGCTCGAGTCCTCCGCCACCTCATGAG ATTGAAGGAACGCGATGTAGTCGTCGGGACATGTCACCAGCGGGTCGAGTGAGAACCGCCGGCATGTCCAGAGATCGA AGCGGGTGCGGCGTGCGCTCGCAGTCGGCGGCGGGCGGGCGCAGCGCGTCGCCGCGGCGCTCGCTGTCGCCGCCCGCGTCCGTGCCGCGCTACGCCGCCCACGACGCACACGCCTTAC TGTGTGAGGAGCGGGGCGACACCAGGCTACCGACGCATGCGTACGCGCCGCGATTCCAATCCCGCTCCGCCACCGCCACTCCCACCACTAGCCCCAAGAAGCGACAGCTGCCGCAAATACCACACCAG CAGAGTGGGCAGAGGGCGATGCGCGCGCAAGTGTCTGCGGATCTTGAAGAACGTAAGTGGATCGCCCCGCACCACATTGGCGCCACACTTACCTACCGCAGCACGCCACAAG GCTGGGAGAGACACTATGCAGGGTTATCTGACTCTGAGCTTGCGGCGCGAGGCGGCGGCTGGGCGCCTCGGCGTCGCCTCTCGCCGGACGCGACCGCCGCCGATTCAGACCTCGAGTCTGTCGCCTCCGTCACCTCTAGTGCTTTCAGTACGCAATCTGAACGACCTCGTCCCACAAGGATGTTAAG TAATGATTACGGAGGACGTGAGAATGGACGTAATCATAGCCAACAACAGCCCCTCGAGAGACGCGAGTCAAGGCGAGGACAATTCACCAGAAGTCTTAGCAATGCTGATGTTCCTCCTGATGAAAAAGcag ACGGCAGTCTCAGTGACACCGCTCTCGGCGGAACCAGTGAAATAGAACCTGCCAACGATGACGTTCTACTTAAAGCTGAACCAAGAGATTACTTCGGTCCGGGTATGGGGAAGAAAAGCAACTCGACCTCGCAGCTATCAGCCACAG GAAGGAAAAGAAGGTTAGGTTTCGGTAAACGTGGGAAAAATTCGTTCACGGTTCAACGCAGCGAAGAAGTGGTACCCGGGGAAATGAGGGGGGGTACCGGCGTCTCACGAGCTTCCTCAGCCTCAAGCGAGAACGACGACGGCAG ATTTTCCCCTGGAATGCGAGGTTCGGGATCTTCTGATGGCGGTGGCTTATCGGACTTTATAGACGGATTGGGTCCGGGTCAATTGGTCGGAAGGCAACTTCTTGGCGCGCCAACATTAGGCGATGTACAGCTCTCCATGTGCTACCAAAAAGGATTTCTGGAG GTGGAGGTAATTCGTGCGAGAGGGCTGCAAGCAAAGCAAGGAAGTCGAACTCTGCCCGCTCCGTACGTAAAGGTCTACGTAGTGAGCGGCAAACGCTGTCTCGCTAAGGCAAAGACCGTTACAGCACGACGCACTCTCGATCCACTCTATCAACAAACACTCACCTTTAGGGAAAACTATAAGGGATGTGTTTTGCAA GTAACGGTATGGGGCGATTACGGTCGTTTAGAGGGAAAAAAAGTTTTCATGGGCGTGGCGCAGATTATGCTAGAAGACCTCAATCTCTCCAACATCGTCATCGGATGGTACAAACTATTCGGAACAACGTCACtg TAA